The Catenuloplanes niger genome includes a window with the following:
- a CDS encoding type B 50S ribosomal protein L31 has protein sequence MKSGIHPSYHYVVYRDRSAGFSFLTRSTATSDRTVEWEDGNTYPVLDVEISAASHPFWTGRQRLLDTAGRVEKFRAKYGLTTPR, from the coding sequence ATGAAGTCCGGAATCCACCCGTCCTACCACTACGTCGTCTACCGCGACCGCAGCGCCGGCTTCTCCTTCCTCACCCGGTCGACCGCCACCAGCGACCGCACCGTCGAATGGGAGGACGGCAACACCTACCCGGTGCTCGACGTCGAGATCTCCGCCGCCAGCCACCCGTTCTGGACCGGCCGCCAGCGCCTGCTCGACACCGCGGGCCGGGTGGAGAAGTTCCGCGCCAAGTACGGGCTGACGACACCCCGGTGA
- a CDS encoding GTP-binding protein, whose protein sequence is MAVPKRRTAHADTRHRHARATLTVVCGFRPDATLAVARAVPAGAAGALLVSHDLSGIRDGVLRRRVTTATAVLEDEPVTLVHGCVFCTLREELLPLLERLARTHDGRDLVLVLPEAIEPRMFAEAYAHHHAAHRHLRIGAYVTVADAAHLLDDLDGTDDLTDRGLHAADDDRRSVAEVVCHQLEYADTVVLHGEAPGGGLETARLQILLHRLVPWATHLHVPAGPATFPSTSTSTSTARHEPGIPDPLIRSLEGYPVGVDEPMPDCGVVSLLFRARRPFHPARLHALLETVTRETVRARGVCWIASQPDTVLAWESAGCAVSLHALGHWLDALPPAHLAHAGDRRRLAADLDWDPYYGDRHTRLAFVGIDTDAADLHRDLTACLLTDPELAEGADGWRGWDDPFAGCFPLPALTPASLT, encoded by the coding sequence ATGGCCGTCCCGAAGCGCCGTACCGCGCACGCCGACACCCGGCACCGCCACGCCCGGGCCACGCTCACCGTGGTCTGCGGCTTCCGGCCGGACGCCACGCTCGCGGTCGCGCGCGCGGTGCCGGCCGGGGCGGCGGGCGCGCTGCTGGTCAGCCACGACCTGTCCGGGATCCGGGACGGGGTCCTGCGCCGCCGGGTGACCACCGCGACCGCGGTCCTGGAGGACGAGCCGGTCACGCTGGTGCACGGCTGCGTGTTCTGCACCCTGCGGGAGGAACTGTTGCCGCTGCTGGAGCGGCTCGCCCGTACCCACGACGGTCGTGATCTGGTCCTGGTGCTGCCCGAGGCGATCGAGCCGCGGATGTTCGCCGAGGCCTACGCCCACCACCACGCCGCGCACCGGCACCTGCGGATCGGCGCCTACGTCACCGTCGCCGACGCCGCGCACCTGCTCGACGACCTCGACGGCACCGACGACCTCACCGACCGCGGCCTGCACGCCGCCGACGACGACCGGCGGTCCGTCGCCGAGGTGGTCTGCCATCAGCTCGAGTACGCGGACACGGTCGTCCTGCACGGGGAGGCGCCCGGCGGCGGGCTCGAGACGGCCCGGCTGCAGATCCTGCTGCACCGGCTGGTGCCCTGGGCGACACACCTGCACGTACCCGCCGGCCCGGCCACGTTCCCGTCAACGTCAACGTCAACGTCAACGGCGCGGCATGAGCCCGGCATCCCGGACCCGCTGATCCGCAGCCTGGAGGGATACCCGGTCGGCGTGGACGAGCCGATGCCGGACTGCGGCGTGGTGTCGCTGCTGTTCCGGGCGCGCCGGCCGTTCCATCCCGCGCGCCTGCACGCGCTGCTGGAAACCGTGACCCGCGAGACGGTACGGGCCCGCGGCGTCTGCTGGATCGCCAGTCAGCCGGACACGGTGCTGGCCTGGGAGTCGGCCGGCTGCGCGGTGTCGCTCCACGCGCTCGGCCACTGGCTCGACGCGCTGCCCCCGGCCCACCTGGCGCACGCCGGCGACCGGCGCCGGCTCGCCGCCGACCTGGACTGGGACCCGTACTACGGCGACCGGCACACCCGGCTGGCCTTCGTCGGGATCGACACCGACGCCGCCGACCTGCACCGCGACCTGACCGCCTGCCTGCTCACCGACCCGGAACTGGCCGAGGGCGCGGACGGCTGGCGCGGCTGGGACGACCCGTTCGCCGGCTGCTTCCCGCTGCCGGCGCTCACCCCCGCCTCGCTCACGTAG
- a CDS encoding pectate lyase family protein — MKRRNALRLHAVLVTTGVAGIAAAVLTGLPSPDASAATGAATGYAAQNGGTTGGAGGTTVRATTGTQIHAALCGRAAGDTPIVIEVEGTINHGNTTKVSGGSCNTAADRIELKEISNVTIVGVGAGATFDQLGIHIRDSSNIILQNLTVRNVKKSGSPLSNGGDAISMESSVRNVWADHLTLEASGGESEGYDGLFDMKDDTQFVTLSYSTLSNSGRGGLIGSSETDTGNSFITFHHNLYSNIDSRVPLLRGGVAHIYNNSYVSLNESGINSRAGAKALVENNHFKNSKDVLGTFYTSATGYWQARGNVLDNVTWSATSAENRPAGPAMTSTTTVSVPYTYTLDGADCVPSIVSRTAGANKGLKVSTGGCATTAPVTSAPVPVPSVTSAAPVPSGTSAAPATSAPAPGGTNLSLGAGADGSSKASGSSYGNVRDGNTATQWSPNGATGSVSVKWGVATTVSRVVVRPGTIGTIGAWQLINGDTGAVLRSGTGAGTITFPATAVKKLTFAVTGATGTPSVSELETYAS, encoded by the coding sequence ATGAAACGCCGAAACGCCCTGCGGCTCCACGCGGTGCTGGTCACGACCGGGGTGGCGGGCATCGCGGCCGCGGTCCTGACCGGTCTGCCGTCGCCCGACGCGTCCGCCGCGACCGGCGCCGCCACCGGCTACGCCGCGCAGAACGGCGGCACGACCGGCGGCGCGGGCGGCACCACCGTCCGGGCCACCACCGGCACCCAGATCCACGCGGCGCTGTGCGGCCGGGCCGCCGGCGACACCCCGATCGTGATCGAGGTCGAGGGGACGATCAACCACGGCAACACCACCAAGGTGTCCGGTGGTAGCTGCAACACGGCGGCCGACCGGATCGAGCTGAAGGAGATCAGCAACGTCACGATCGTCGGGGTCGGCGCCGGTGCGACCTTCGACCAGCTGGGCATCCACATCCGGGACTCCAGCAACATCATCCTGCAGAACCTGACCGTGCGGAACGTCAAGAAGTCCGGCTCGCCGCTGTCCAACGGCGGCGACGCGATCAGCATGGAGAGCAGCGTCCGGAACGTCTGGGCCGATCACCTGACGCTGGAGGCGTCCGGCGGCGAGTCGGAGGGCTACGACGGCCTGTTCGACATGAAGGACGACACCCAGTTCGTCACGCTGTCGTACAGCACGCTGAGCAACTCCGGCCGCGGCGGCCTGATCGGCTCCAGCGAGACCGACACCGGCAACAGCTTCATCACGTTCCACCACAACCTGTACTCGAACATCGACTCCCGGGTGCCGCTGCTGCGCGGCGGCGTGGCGCACATCTACAACAACAGCTACGTCAGCCTCAACGAGTCCGGCATCAACAGCCGGGCCGGTGCCAAGGCGCTGGTGGAGAACAACCACTTCAAGAACTCCAAGGACGTCCTGGGTACGTTCTACACGTCCGCGACCGGGTACTGGCAGGCCCGCGGCAACGTGCTGGACAACGTGACCTGGTCGGCGACGAGCGCGGAGAACCGGCCGGCCGGGCCCGCGATGACGTCGACCACGACGGTGAGCGTGCCGTACACGTACACGCTGGACGGCGCGGACTGCGTGCCGTCGATCGTCAGCCGGACGGCGGGCGCGAACAAGGGCCTGAAGGTGTCCACCGGCGGTTGTGCCACCACCGCGCCGGTCACCTCGGCCCCGGTCCCGGTTCCGTCCGTCACGTCCGCGGCCCCGGTCCCGTCCGGCACCTCCGCTGCTCCGGCGACCTCGGCGCCCGCGCCGGGCGGCACCAACCTCAGCCTCGGCGCCGGCGCGGACGGTTCCAGCAAGGCGAGCGGCAGCAGCTACGGCAACGTCCGCGACGGCAACACCGCCACCCAGTGGTCCCCGAACGGCGCCACCGGCAGCGTCTCGGTCAAGTGGGGCGTCGCGACCACCGTCTCCCGCGTCGTGGTCCGGCCGGGCACCATCGGCACGATCGGCGCCTGGCAGCTGATCAACGGTGACACCGGTGCGGTCCTGAGGTCGGGCACCGGCGCCGGCACGATCACGTTCCCGGCCACCGCGGTCAAGAAGCTCACGTTCGCCGTCACCGGCGCGACCGGCACGCCGTCCGTGTCCGAACTGGAGACGTACGCGTCCTGA
- a CDS encoding AAA family ATPase, with protein MVAPAGTTDVAWVQDRVRDLVANVERVVHGCTPVVRDAVVCLLAEGHLLIEGVPGVAKTTLAKAIAHSIGARMNRIQFTPDLLPSDVVGVNIFDDASRGFVFHRGPVFANVVLADEINRASPKTQSALLEAMGERQVTVDGRTYGLDAPHFVIATQNPADHQGTYALPEAQLDRFMMQVRLGYPAPEQEVRVIGDAIGRRLPAQLEPVTGIEDLMRMIEVTRAVHVSEALRGYIVAIVGGTRTRPDTVRLGASPRAGNALAMVAQARAVSEGREYVLPDDVKAVAPAVLCHRLVLAPVAAIQGVTAGSVVADLLASVPVPHAVAGR; from the coding sequence ATGGTGGCTCCGGCCGGTACGACGGACGTCGCCTGGGTCCAGGACCGGGTGCGTGACCTCGTCGCCAACGTCGAGCGTGTCGTGCACGGGTGCACCCCGGTGGTCCGGGACGCGGTGGTCTGCCTGCTGGCCGAGGGGCACCTCCTGATCGAGGGGGTGCCCGGCGTTGCCAAGACGACGCTGGCCAAGGCGATTGCGCACTCGATCGGCGCCCGGATGAACCGGATCCAGTTCACGCCCGACCTGCTGCCGTCGGACGTCGTCGGCGTCAACATCTTCGACGACGCCAGCCGGGGATTCGTGTTCCACCGCGGGCCGGTCTTCGCGAACGTCGTGCTCGCCGACGAGATCAACCGGGCGTCGCCGAAGACCCAGTCCGCGCTGCTGGAGGCGATGGGCGAGCGCCAGGTGACCGTGGACGGGCGGACGTACGGGCTGGACGCGCCGCACTTCGTGATCGCGACCCAGAACCCGGCCGACCACCAGGGCACGTACGCGCTGCCCGAGGCGCAGCTGGACCGGTTCATGATGCAGGTGCGCCTCGGTTATCCGGCTCCGGAACAGGAGGTGCGGGTGATCGGCGACGCCATCGGCCGCCGGCTCCCCGCACAGCTCGAACCGGTCACCGGCATCGAGGACCTGATGCGGATGATCGAGGTGACCCGCGCCGTGCACGTCTCCGAGGCGCTGCGCGGCTACATCGTCGCGATCGTCGGCGGGACCCGCACCCGCCCGGACACGGTACGCCTGGGTGCGAGCCCGCGCGCCGGCAACGCGCTGGCGATGGTGGCGCAGGCACGGGCGGTCTCGGAGGGCCGCGAGTACGTGCTGCCCGACGACGTGAAGGCGGTGGCCCCCGCGGTGCTCTGCCACCGGCTGGTGCTCGCACCGGTCGCGGCCATCCAGGGCGTGACCGCCGGCTCCGTGGTCGCGGACCTGCTGGCCTCGGTGCCCGTGCCGCACGCCGTCGCGGGCCGCTGA
- a CDS encoding DUF58 domain-containing protein, producing the protein MPTRNGWSVAGAAVVLLVAAFRLGYSELAVFGFTALAALLTAGAWMLVRPRLTIERTIQPLRVTAGETAAALLTVTNETARRCPPVVAIDAVAGGVTRVPVPSLAAHGTHRTGYPLPARRRGIYPVGPLTVEHTDPLRLMAVRGARAATSTLYVHPVVDPVRPLPAGRRPEEDGATSSAAPQGGIAFHSLREYVHGDDRRLVHWRSSARTGRLMVRHHTVPDECRMTVVLDTSAAAYPDEECFENAVRAAASVSAAVLRAGFALRLHTTAGETMTASADGHARTAMLDLLAAVRRDAADPGLAALLSVVPAQGTAALGVLTGRPGPALLGTISRVRSRAGTVHLVQFTRTAGEPARLPGVTVLSARDPAEFVAAWNGPVAR; encoded by the coding sequence GTGCCGACCCGCAACGGCTGGTCGGTGGCCGGCGCGGCCGTCGTCCTGCTCGTGGCCGCGTTCCGGCTCGGCTATTCGGAGCTGGCGGTCTTCGGCTTCACCGCGCTCGCCGCGCTGCTGACGGCCGGCGCGTGGATGCTGGTCCGGCCCCGGCTGACGATCGAACGGACGATCCAGCCGCTGCGGGTGACGGCCGGCGAGACGGCCGCCGCGCTGCTGACCGTCACGAACGAGACGGCCCGGCGCTGCCCACCGGTCGTCGCGATCGACGCGGTGGCCGGCGGCGTGACCCGGGTACCGGTGCCGAGCCTGGCCGCGCACGGGACGCACCGGACCGGCTACCCGCTGCCGGCCCGGCGCCGCGGGATCTATCCGGTCGGCCCGCTGACCGTCGAGCACACCGATCCGCTGCGGCTGATGGCGGTCCGCGGTGCCCGTGCGGCCACGTCCACGCTCTACGTGCACCCGGTCGTCGACCCGGTGCGGCCGTTGCCGGCCGGCCGCCGCCCGGAGGAGGACGGCGCGACCTCGAGCGCGGCGCCGCAGGGCGGCATCGCGTTCCACAGCCTGCGCGAATACGTCCACGGCGACGACCGGCGGCTGGTGCACTGGCGGTCGAGCGCCCGCACCGGGCGGCTGATGGTCCGGCACCACACGGTCCCGGACGAGTGCCGGATGACGGTGGTGCTCGACACCAGCGCCGCGGCGTACCCGGACGAGGAGTGCTTCGAGAACGCGGTGCGCGCCGCGGCCTCGGTGTCCGCGGCCGTGCTCCGGGCCGGCTTCGCGCTGCGGCTGCACACCACGGCCGGCGAGACGATGACGGCCTCGGCCGACGGCCACGCGCGCACGGCGATGCTGGACCTGCTCGCCGCCGTGCGCCGGGACGCCGCCGACCCCGGCCTGGCCGCGCTGCTGTCGGTCGTACCCGCGCAGGGCACCGCCGCACTCGGCGTGCTCACCGGCCGGCCCGGTCCCGCGCTGCTCGGCACGATCTCCCGGGTCCGGTCCCGGGCCGGCACGGTGCACCTGGTGCAGTTCACCCGGACCGCGGGGGAACCCGCCCGGCTCCCCGGGGTGACGGTGCTGTCCGCGCGCGACCCGGCGGAGTTCGTCGCCGCCTGGAACGGGCCGGTGGCGCGGTGA
- a CDS encoding transglutaminaseTgpA domain-containing protein, whose amino-acid sequence MTRTAVVLRGAEVVLAAAAVAATVPAYRDFFGTGHYLVPLLAATGAGILVAVLTAARRCGTSVTVLCAVAGFVAVAAVVIQRGRDVTAIGTGVAYGWMRMLTTGLPAGVDGELLMLPALLVYAAGFGSATVALRTRAVLGPLPFPLLPLLAALLLTAGQPVSAFPVSVAVLVPLTVLLLVRAVRLGGGAARAHLVDRARWGLPVVATAVAAGVTAAYLAPIGERGRFDPRAFVRAHLTVEDVVTPLATVRSQRAEKPARAVFTVRVSGAGLDRVRTAALDDYDGSLWRSGDRFLTAGPMLTVDPGIASPTRVRLEVSVTGLDGPHLPAVGWPRRVTAGRIGFCAGSGVLAAAAEDRAGLRYDLDADVRSRDDAARSAGPDPAAAARLRRPPPEVPAVLTRAAERFTAGASTPFARLEALERGLRSMPYTPTAPPGHSLDRLGRLFTDGPERTMGDAEQYAAAFAVLARSLGFPARVVTGYLLRPGAGPDAVHTVRTSDAWAWAEVDIAGYGWMTFDPADERNRRNPAPPPEARALPDGARTAPSGPGDRVDAARPPQPATRHLAVTDWLPPLLALLSALLVALPAAVVTEKWRRGRARRRGSPAHRIVGAWKQSTGRLREAGLPVHRSWTPCETAAAARDRFGAAAAPVATLAPLVAAACYGHRSPAPESADAAWRADRALRAALRRDRGLLRTARAWLHPASLWHRADDR is encoded by the coding sequence GTGACGAGGACGGCGGTCGTGCTGCGCGGCGCCGAGGTGGTGCTCGCCGCCGCCGCGGTGGCGGCGACCGTGCCGGCCTACCGGGACTTCTTCGGCACCGGCCACTACCTGGTCCCGCTGCTGGCCGCGACCGGTGCCGGCATCCTGGTCGCCGTCCTCACCGCGGCGCGGCGGTGCGGGACGTCGGTCACCGTCCTGTGCGCGGTCGCCGGGTTCGTCGCGGTCGCCGCCGTGGTGATCCAGCGGGGCCGGGACGTGACGGCGATCGGAACCGGCGTGGCGTACGGCTGGATGCGGATGCTCACCACCGGGCTGCCCGCCGGCGTCGACGGTGAACTGCTGATGCTCCCCGCGCTGCTGGTGTACGCGGCCGGGTTCGGCTCGGCGACCGTGGCGTTGCGCACCCGCGCCGTGCTCGGGCCGCTGCCCTTCCCGCTGCTGCCGCTGCTCGCCGCGCTCCTGCTGACCGCGGGGCAACCGGTGAGCGCGTTCCCGGTGTCCGTGGCGGTGCTGGTGCCGTTGACGGTCCTGCTGCTGGTCCGCGCCGTGCGGCTGGGCGGCGGCGCGGCCCGCGCGCACCTCGTCGACCGGGCGCGCTGGGGACTGCCGGTGGTGGCGACGGCCGTCGCGGCCGGAGTCACCGCCGCGTACCTGGCACCGATCGGGGAGCGGGGCCGGTTCGACCCGCGGGCGTTCGTCCGCGCGCACCTGACCGTCGAGGACGTGGTGACCCCGCTCGCGACGGTCCGCAGCCAGCGGGCGGAGAAACCGGCTCGTGCGGTGTTCACCGTCCGGGTCTCGGGGGCGGGCCTCGACCGGGTCCGGACCGCGGCGCTCGACGACTACGACGGGAGCCTGTGGCGCTCCGGCGACCGTTTCCTGACCGCCGGGCCCATGCTGACCGTGGACCCCGGCATCGCGTCGCCGACCAGGGTCCGCCTCGAGGTGAGCGTCACGGGCCTGGACGGGCCGCACCTGCCGGCCGTCGGATGGCCGCGCCGGGTCACGGCGGGCCGGATCGGGTTCTGCGCCGGATCCGGGGTACTGGCGGCCGCGGCGGAGGACCGCGCGGGGCTGCGCTACGACCTCGACGCGGACGTCCGCTCCCGGGACGACGCGGCCCGGTCCGCCGGTCCCGACCCCGCGGCCGCGGCACGCCTGCGCAGACCACCGCCGGAGGTGCCGGCCGTGCTGACCCGGGCCGCGGAACGGTTCACCGCCGGTGCGTCCACCCCGTTCGCGCGGCTCGAGGCGCTGGAACGCGGCCTGCGATCCATGCCGTACACGCCGACGGCGCCGCCCGGGCACTCCCTCGACCGGCTCGGCCGGCTGTTCACGGACGGACCGGAGCGGACCATGGGCGACGCCGAGCAGTACGCCGCGGCGTTCGCCGTGCTGGCCCGCTCGCTGGGCTTCCCGGCCCGGGTGGTGACCGGCTACCTGCTGCGGCCCGGCGCGGGCCCGGACGCCGTCCACACCGTCCGGACCTCCGACGCGTGGGCGTGGGCCGAGGTGGACATCGCCGGGTACGGCTGGATGACGTTCGACCCGGCCGACGAGCGGAACCGCCGGAATCCCGCGCCGCCGCCGGAGGCCCGCGCGCTCCCGGACGGCGCCCGCACCGCGCCGTCCGGACCCGGTGACCGGGTCGACGCGGCCCGCCCGCCGCAGCCCGCAACCCGGCACCTGGCCGTGACGGACTGGCTGCCGCCGCTGCTGGCGCTGCTGTCCGCCCTGCTGGTCGCGTTGCCGGCCGCGGTCGTGACGGAGAAGTGGCGTCGTGGCCGCGCCCGCCGCCGCGGCTCGCCGGCACACCGGATCGTCGGTGCCTGGAAGCAGAGCACCGGCCGGCTCCGCGAGGCCGGCCTGCCGGTCCACCGCTCCTGGACCCCGTGCGAGACGGCCGCGGCGGCCCGCGACCGGTTCGGTGCGGCGGCCGCACCGGTCGCCACGCTCGCCCCGCTGGTCGCCGCGGCCTGCTACGGCCACCGGTCGCCGGCACCGGAGTCGGCCGACGCGGCGTGGCGTGCCGACCGGGCACTGCGGGCGGCGCTGCGGCGTGACCGGGGATTACTGCGAACGGCCAGGGCCTGGCTGCACCCGGCGTCGCTGTGGCACCGGGCGGACGACAGATGA
- a CDS encoding endo alpha-1,4 polygalactosaminidase translates to MITTRGRAVAWTVAGTVCVVWAALAGSGHGYPIRAPRLSSGAAWLASSAVGALTLLDGSTAEVAGQVRVRVTAVAQQGTDAYVVDAVTGTVRHVDGATMTAGPAITPIPGARAGLQVHATPAVVYAIDTASRRIALLEPRNLATRRAPWTLAAGTTGGVTLDRAGRLWLSDAATGTVSVVTAAGRTTEHRAVGPPEGVLVPAGDRLAVAGATTGTVALLDPESGRVQRRPLAGAGAGGVRPAIGGSPVRRRLHLVADGRLSVCDLDRSGCRAPITLAGAGRSQGAPVEAAGRLFVPDYASGDVLVVDPDARTTVLARTGVLGGADRLTLIARDGMVFFNDPASGRAGVIRPDGRVIAVGKYRTARRPDPRVTVPPTAVPIPPSVAPATPGPAPSRPPGPAPSHAPARFPGPARSAPVPPLPVSVPSSLAPGPSSPASGPSSPGPSSPGPRVAPSGPTAGSGPARPGSGPPSGSPRAPAGTATATAPPGRPAGTTGPTSAGGATAPGGTRIPGMERGARFDYQIAGAYQPQPGVRMVSRDRADAPVPGLFNICYLDAFQTRPLETDWWQSNHDDLLLRERPGGRHLVDRPWGMIMLDVSTEEKRRALADIVGSWITECARAGFDAVEIDNIDSYERSGGRLSADSVVAYLELLAGRAHEAGLAAAQTNAAGLGDRGRRAGLDFAIVEECGRYGDCATYQAVYGDDLIDVEYQPAGLTAACRVSGGRFSVVLRDIDMSVPGSRTYVHETC, encoded by the coding sequence ATGATCACCACGAGGGGGCGCGCCGTGGCCTGGACCGTGGCCGGCACCGTGTGCGTGGTCTGGGCCGCGCTGGCCGGATCCGGCCACGGCTATCCGATCCGGGCTCCCCGGCTGTCGTCCGGTGCCGCGTGGCTGGCCTCGTCGGCCGTCGGCGCGCTGACTCTGCTGGACGGCTCGACCGCGGAGGTGGCCGGGCAGGTGCGGGTCCGGGTGACCGCCGTGGCCCAGCAGGGCACCGACGCGTACGTGGTGGACGCCGTCACCGGTACGGTCCGGCACGTCGACGGCGCGACCATGACGGCCGGGCCCGCGATCACCCCGATCCCCGGTGCCCGAGCCGGATTGCAGGTCCACGCCACCCCGGCGGTCGTCTACGCGATCGACACGGCCTCGCGGCGGATCGCCCTGCTGGAACCGAGGAACCTGGCGACCCGGCGCGCGCCCTGGACGCTCGCGGCCGGCACGACGGGCGGCGTCACCCTGGACCGGGCCGGGCGGCTGTGGCTGAGCGACGCCGCCACCGGGACGGTGTCCGTGGTCACCGCCGCCGGCCGGACGACGGAACACCGGGCGGTGGGCCCGCCCGAGGGGGTGCTGGTGCCGGCCGGCGACCGCCTCGCGGTGGCCGGCGCAACCACGGGCACGGTGGCGCTCCTCGATCCGGAGAGCGGCCGGGTGCAGCGGCGGCCGCTCGCCGGGGCGGGTGCCGGCGGCGTGCGCCCGGCGATCGGTGGCTCACCCGTCCGCCGCCGTCTGCATCTGGTCGCCGACGGCCGGCTCAGCGTCTGCGACCTGGACCGGTCCGGTTGCCGGGCGCCCATCACGCTGGCCGGCGCCGGCCGGTCGCAGGGCGCGCCGGTGGAGGCCGCCGGGCGGCTGTTCGTGCCCGACTACGCCAGCGGCGACGTCCTCGTCGTCGATCCGGACGCCAGGACCACCGTTCTCGCCCGGACCGGGGTGCTCGGCGGGGCGGACCGGCTCACGCTGATCGCGCGGGACGGGATGGTGTTCTTCAACGACCCGGCGAGCGGGCGGGCGGGCGTGATCCGGCCCGACGGCCGGGTGATCGCCGTCGGCAAGTACCGGACCGCGAGGCGGCCCGATCCCCGCGTCACCGTCCCGCCCACCGCGGTGCCGATCCCGCCCTCCGTGGCACCGGCCACGCCCGGCCCGGCGCCGTCCCGCCCGCCCGGCCCGGCACCGTCCCACGCACCGGCCCGCTTCCCGGGGCCGGCCCGGTCCGCGCCGGTCCCGCCGTTACCCGTGTCGGTCCCGTCGTCACTCGCGCCGGGTCCGTCGTCACCCGCGTCGGGTCCGTCGTCACCGGGCCCGTCGTCACCCGGGCCGCGGGTGGCGCCGTCCGGCCCGACCGCCGGCAGCGGGCCGGCCCGGCCCGGATCGGGGCCGCCGAGCGGGTCACCGCGGGCGCCGGCCGGGACCGCGACGGCCACCGCGCCGCCCGGGCGGCCGGCGGGCACGACCGGGCCGACGTCGGCCGGCGGCGCCACGGCCCCCGGTGGCACCCGGATCCCGGGCATGGAGCGCGGGGCGAGGTTCGACTACCAGATCGCGGGCGCCTACCAACCGCAGCCCGGGGTGCGGATGGTCAGCCGGGACCGCGCGGACGCGCCCGTTCCCGGGCTGTTCAACATCTGCTACCTCGACGCCTTCCAGACCCGGCCGCTGGAGACCGACTGGTGGCAGAGCAACCATGACGATCTGCTGCTCCGGGAACGGCCCGGCGGCCGGCATCTGGTCGACCGGCCGTGGGGCATGATCATGCTGGACGTCTCCACGGAGGAGAAGCGCCGGGCCCTGGCCGACATCGTGGGCTCGTGGATCACGGAGTGCGCCCGGGCCGGATTCGACGCGGTCGAGATCGACAACATCGACTCGTACGAGCGGTCCGGTGGCCGGCTGAGCGCCGACTCGGTCGTCGCCTACCTCGAGCTTCTCGCCGGGCGGGCCCATGAGGCCGGGCTGGCGGCCGCGCAGACGAACGCCGCCGGCCTCGGCGACCGGGGACGGCGGGCCGGCCTCGACTTCGCGATCGTCGAGGAGTGCGGCCGGTACGGCGACTGCGCGACCTACCAGGCCGTCTACGGCGACGATCTGATCGACGTCGAGTACCAGCCGGCCGGCCTGACCGCCGCCTGCCGGGTCTCGGGCGGCAGGTTCTCCGTCGTCCTTCGCGACATCGACATGAGCGTCCCGGGAAGCCGGACCTATGTCCACGAAACCTGTTGA